Proteins encoded in a region of the Nocardia asteroides genome:
- a CDS encoding phosphotransferase family protein: MTDDPDPAQRQQLTVSERDLDTLAGDLARWLDTKVSADDLPRISGLSRPQSGGMSSTTILFDAEWSAAARPERGSFVARMAPDAGSFPVFQTYDLPTQYQVMAGVAAATDVPVPGLCWLENDDEPLGAPFFVMRRVDGRVPSDNPPYVFVGWLFDATPAERLRLTHNTVEVIAKIHAIPDPAALFPALSGPGDALRRHVAAQRSWYRWGLADDGFAIPLIERSFAWLDEHWPADPGPDVLSWGDARPGNIIYREFEPVAVLDWEMAALAPRELDLGWVIFIHRFFQDLATRFGQPGLPDFLRRDDVVSRYEGLTGHTVRDLDFYLVYAALRHAIVMARVKRRMIHFGEDSDTPDRDDYVMHRAALEALLDGTYEWD; this comes from the coding sequence ATGACCGACGATCCGGACCCGGCGCAGCGACAGCAACTGACCGTCAGCGAACGCGACCTGGACACGCTGGCCGGCGACTTGGCGCGCTGGCTGGACACGAAGGTCTCCGCGGACGACCTGCCGCGCATCTCCGGGTTGTCACGTCCGCAGTCCGGCGGCATGTCCAGCACGACCATCCTGTTCGACGCCGAATGGAGCGCCGCGGCGCGGCCGGAGCGTGGGTCGTTCGTCGCGCGTATGGCGCCCGACGCGGGATCGTTTCCGGTGTTCCAGACCTACGACCTGCCCACGCAGTACCAGGTGATGGCGGGCGTGGCCGCGGCGACCGACGTGCCGGTGCCCGGCCTCTGCTGGCTGGAGAACGACGACGAACCGCTCGGCGCTCCGTTCTTCGTGATGCGCCGGGTCGACGGACGCGTGCCCTCGGACAACCCGCCGTACGTCTTCGTCGGCTGGCTGTTCGACGCCACTCCCGCCGAACGTCTCCGGCTCACGCACAACACGGTCGAGGTGATCGCCAAGATCCACGCCATCCCCGATCCCGCGGCGCTGTTCCCCGCGCTGAGCGGGCCGGGCGACGCGCTGCGCAGGCATGTCGCCGCGCAGCGCTCGTGGTACCGGTGGGGGCTCGCGGACGACGGATTCGCGATCCCGCTGATCGAGCGGAGTTTCGCCTGGCTCGACGAGCACTGGCCCGCGGACCCCGGCCCGGACGTGCTCAGCTGGGGCGACGCCCGGCCGGGCAACATCATCTACCGCGAATTCGAGCCCGTGGCGGTGCTGGACTGGGAGATGGCCGCGCTGGCGCCGCGCGAACTGGACCTGGGCTGGGTGATCTTCATCCACCGGTTCTTCCAGGATCTGGCCACCCGCTTCGGACAGCCCGGGCTCCCCGACTTCCTCCGCCGCGACGACGTGGTGTCGAGATACGAGGGGTTGACCGGGCACACGGTGCGTGATCTCGATTTCTACCTCGTCTACGCCGCGTTGCGGCACGCGATCGTGATGGCGCGGGTGAAGCGCAGGATGATCCACTTCGGCGAGGACAGCGACACTCCCGACCGCGACGACTACGTCATGCACCGGGCCGCTCTGGAAGCGTTGCTCGACGGAACCTACGAATGGGACTGA
- a CDS encoding cobyrinate a,c-diamide synthase: MRAVVVAAPASGSGKTTVATGLVGALRRVGHRVAPFKVGPDYIDPGYHGLAAGRPGRNLDPVLVDADRVAPLYRHGARGCDLAVVEGVMGLFDGRIDERYSGPAAEGSTAQVAGLLGAPVVLVVDARGHSQSLAALLHGFATFDSGVRLGGVILNRVGSERHDQVLRAACDRVGLPVLGSLPRLAELEVPSRHLGLIPAVEHGSAATAAVAAMTDLVAAHVDLSAIAALARSSVTGPAWDPATAVRGPEGSHDASTGPLLADSDTRVATLLGGDSCGTAGTLPGGASRPADESVRDPLAGRDGPLIAMAGGPAFTFGYAEHRELLVAAGAHVAVFDPLHDELPTGAAGLVLPGGFPEEHAAELAANSGLLRGVADAVRHGMPVHAECAGLLYLTRSLDGHPMAGVVDADAAFGPRLTLGYRDAVALADSPLWRAGERVRGHEFHRTRLVSEPPRDPAWGWRGATGEPAREGALVRNVHASYLHTHPAGYPEAVARFVTAAAEFASSRALG; encoded by the coding sequence ATGAGGGCCGTGGTGGTGGCGGCGCCGGCGTCGGGGAGCGGGAAGACGACCGTTGCGACCGGGTTGGTGGGGGCGCTGCGGCGGGTGGGGCATCGGGTGGCGCCGTTCAAAGTGGGGCCGGATTACATCGATCCGGGGTATCACGGGTTGGCGGCGGGGCGGCCGGGGAGAAACCTGGATCCGGTGTTGGTGGATGCGGATCGTGTCGCCCCGCTGTACCGGCACGGCGCGCGGGGATGCGATCTGGCGGTGGTCGAGGGCGTGATGGGGCTGTTCGACGGCCGGATCGATGAGCGGTACTCCGGCCCGGCGGCCGAGGGATCGACGGCGCAGGTCGCGGGCCTGCTCGGCGCCCCGGTGGTGCTGGTGGTGGACGCGCGCGGCCACAGCCAGAGCCTGGCGGCGCTGTTGCACGGATTCGCCACCTTCGACAGCGGCGTCCGGCTGGGTGGGGTGATCTTGAACCGGGTCGGCAGCGAGCGGCACGACCAGGTGCTGCGCGCGGCCTGCGATCGGGTCGGGCTGCCGGTGCTCGGGTCGCTGCCGCGCCTGGCCGAACTGGAGGTCCCCTCCCGGCATCTGGGCCTGATTCCGGCCGTGGAACACGGTTCGGCCGCGACGGCGGCGGTGGCGGCGATGACCGACCTGGTCGCCGCGCACGTGGACCTGTCCGCCATCGCGGCACTCGCTCGCTCGTCGGTCACCGGGCCCGCGTGGGATCCCGCCACCGCCGTGCGTGGTCCGGAAGGCAGCCACGATGCATCCACCGGGCCGCTCCTCGCTGATTCGGATACGCGCGTCGCGACGCTCCTCGGCGGTGACTCGTGCGGGACCGCCGGGACGCTGCCTGGCGGTGCGTCACGGCCCGCCGACGAAAGCGTTCGTGATCCGCTCGCCGGGCGGGACGGGCCCCTGATCGCCATGGCCGGTGGCCCGGCCTTCACGTTCGGTTATGCCGAACATCGTGAGCTGCTGGTGGCGGCGGGAGCGCACGTGGCGGTGTTCGATCCGCTGCACGACGAATTGCCCACCGGCGCCGCCGGACTGGTGCTTCCGGGCGGTTTTCCCGAGGAGCACGCCGCGGAGCTGGCCGCGAACTCCGGTCTGCTGCGGGGGGTGGCCGACGCCGTCCGGCACGGCATGCCGGTGCACGCCGAATGCGCCGGACTGTTGTATCTGACCCGGTCGCTGGACGGGCACCCGATGGCCGGGGTGGTGGACGCCGACGCCGCGTTCGGGCCGCGCCTGACACTCGGTTACCGGGACGCCGTCGCGTTGGCCGACTCGCCGTTGTGGCGGGCAGGGGAACGCGTTCGTGGACATGAATTCCACCGCACGCGACTGGTCTCCGAGCCGCCACGGGATCCGGCGTGGGGCTGGCGCGGCGCGACGGGAGAGCCTGCGCGGGAAGGGGCGCTGGTCCGGAATGTGCACGCGTCATATCTGCATACGCACCCGGCCGGATATCCCGAAGCGGTAGCTCGATTCGTCACCGCCGCCGCGGAATTCGCGAGTTCTCGTGCTCTCGGCTGA
- a CDS encoding cobalamin biosynthesis protein, with translation MLSAEFVVGIGLRPRTPAGTIRAALREAAGDHRIACLATLAQRGAEPGLRAVAAELGVPLRSYSAAELSAVVVPNPGSRTRSAVGTASVAEAAALLASDGGPLVLPKRVVRGVVLAAALHHG, from the coding sequence GTGCTCTCGGCTGAGTTCGTCGTCGGCATCGGGTTGCGGCCGCGCACACCGGCCGGCACGATCCGTGCCGCATTGCGCGAGGCGGCGGGCGATCACCGGATCGCGTGTCTGGCCACGCTCGCTCAGCGCGGCGCCGAGCCCGGCTTGCGCGCGGTCGCCGCCGAGCTGGGGGTACCGCTGCGGTCTTATTCCGCCGCTGAACTGTCCGCGGTCGTCGTGCCCAATCCAGGAAGCCGGACGCGCTCGGCCGTGGGGACGGCGAGTGTCGCCGAAGCCGCTGCCCTGCTGGCTTCTGACGGTGGGCCGCTGGTGCTGCCCAAACGCGTTGTGCGGGGCGTGGTGCTGGCGGCGGCGCTGCACCACGGATAG
- the cobO gene encoding cob(I)yrinic acid a,c-diamide adenosyltransferase, giving the protein MPKGVPETVPDDGLTTRQRRNQPVLAVHTGPGKGKSTAAFGMALRAWNQGFDVAVFQFVKSAKWKVGEEAAFRALGTLHEQTGAGGPVEWHKMGEGWSWTRKQGDESDHAAAALAGWQEIARRLRAQQHRFYVLDEFTYPLKWGWVDVTEVVDTLRDRPGNQHVVITGRDAPQPLLEAADLVTEMTKLKHPMDAGRKGQRGIEW; this is encoded by the coding sequence ATGCCCAAGGGTGTTCCGGAGACCGTTCCCGACGACGGGCTGACCACGCGGCAGCGGCGCAATCAGCCGGTGCTCGCGGTGCACACCGGGCCGGGTAAAGGCAAGTCGACCGCGGCGTTCGGGATGGCGTTGCGGGCCTGGAACCAAGGCTTCGACGTCGCGGTGTTCCAGTTCGTGAAAAGCGCCAAGTGGAAAGTGGGGGAGGAGGCGGCCTTCCGTGCCCTCGGCACGCTGCACGAGCAGACCGGAGCGGGCGGGCCGGTCGAGTGGCACAAGATGGGCGAGGGCTGGTCCTGGACCCGCAAGCAGGGCGACGAGTCCGACCATGCAGCGGCCGCCCTGGCCGGTTGGCAGGAGATCGCCCGCCGCCTGCGGGCTCAGCAGCACCGCTTCTACGTCCTCGACGAATTCACCTATCCCCTGAAATGGGGCTGGGTGGACGTCACCGAAGTCGTCGACACCCTCCGCGACCGCCCCGGCAACCAGCACGTCGTCATCACCGGCCGCGACGCCCCGCAACCACTGCTCGAAGCCGCCGACCTGGTAACGGAAATGACCAAACTCAAACACCCCATGGACGCGGGCCGCAAAGGCCAGCGAGGCATCGAATGGTAG